CCTTTCTTCACCCTTAGCCACTGTCCTACAACCCCTTTTTCCCGTTCACGCTGCCTCACAAACTTTGTGAACTTATCTTTCTCGGGCTCGACGAGAGACCAGAGGTAATCCTTCGCCCAATCGTACTTTTTAAGCGCTGCTGGAAGCCCTAAAACCTCTACCCCCTCAAACTTTGAAGAGGACTCAGCAACCTCATCATTAACTATCATAAACGAGCCGGTTCTTTCCTTGGCAGCGGGGTCAAACCCAACCCGCTCAAGTTTTTCAAGGTCAACATCGGAAAGTTTTTTATTGACTTTTTCGCCCATATCCCGCCTTTCCAAGCTCTATTCTAAAACACTCCTCACACCTTCCAAATCCGTTTTTTCTTATTTGTTTAAGAAGGTCCCAGGGGTTACCAGAGCAAACGATTTTGCCTGCAAGCATGACATACCCTTTGTCAGCGGTAACATAATCGAGTATGTGACCAGTGTGAGTAATGATAAGCCCGCACTTCTTTCTGCCATCAGGTATCATCTCATTTTGTGGAATGTCTTTCTGGAGCAACTTGTTTATAAACTTTCCTATCAACTCGATGTTTTCTATGTCCACACCGGATTCGGGCTCGTCAAGAAGCACAAGGTCGGGGTCCTGGGCAAGGAGCTGAAGTATCTCCGCACGCTTCTTTTCACCGCCAGAAAAACCAACATTAACTTCACGATTTATATGCTGACCGAGTCGCAGCCCATCGATAAATTGCTTTAACTCATCATGGTTTTTGTTGTTCGAAATAACATCGAGCAATTGTCCCAGCCTAACACCAGTT
The window above is part of the bacterium genome. Proteins encoded here:
- a CDS encoding ABC transporter ATP-binding protein; the protein is MLKLEDVWVKVDGRLIIKGASLKINCGETHVLFGPNGSGKTTLIKAIMGFQRYKVIKGKIYFKGEDITDLPLSERAKLGIGISFQEAPAITGVRLGQLLDVISNNKNHDELKQFIDGLRLGQHINREVNVGFSGGEKKRAEILQLLAQDPDLVLLDEPESGVDIENIELIGKFINKLLQKDIPQNEMIPDGRKKCGLIITHTGHILDYVTADKGYVMLAGKIVCSGNPWDLLKQIRKNGFGRCEECFRIELGKAGYGRKSQ